Below is a genomic region from Anas platyrhynchos isolate ZD024472 breed Pekin duck chromosome 4, IASCAAS_PekinDuck_T2T, whole genome shotgun sequence.
CTATTTGAAGAGGTTTCATTACATCAGTTACAAACTGGGGGTGCGTATAGGCATCTCTTATCTTCTCATGCAGCAGCTGACGGACACTTCCCTATCAAAATAGAAATTTTGCCACTTAGTTTTACATGCCACActataagaaaataagaacaaaaccTTCTTAACTCTATTCTAGGCATAAAGAGATTCTACCTGTGTACTAACAACATGCTTTTTGCAGCAAACACAGTACTTAACAAATAAGGCTTAAACATACTGTAGATTTAGGACTGATCTTCTGCGGCTTGTAGCTGACATTTAGAATTGGGACCTCACctataaagagagaaaatttaTAATGAAAACAAGAGTCTCTCCAGTATCTTCACAACAGGTTTCAACTGATATATTAAGTACTACCTCCTTCATCAGGTGTAAGTCTTCCTGCAAGCATTCGGATAAATGTAGTTTTGCCAGTTCctaaaacaaaatgcaagttACATATATTTAAGACACTTTAAATAACTTAGCCTTATAGCAATTAAGTCAGtgataaaacaaaatacttagtgaagaacacatttaaaaattaaagagaatTCCTCTGTTTATTTCAAGCAATTGAAAAGTATTTAGGGCTGTAGTAATCACTTCCACAAAAATTTCACTTACCATTTTCCCCTAACATCACCATAATTTCAGAATCTGTGAATTCTCCAGCTACAATGGATAGTTCAAATTCtcccatcttttttttcattcctggaTATTTGTACATACACATCTTTTTAACCTCCTCTTCATTAGCTGTCTCAGCCACTTTAAATACCAGAGATGCATCTCGAAACCTTAGATTTTCAGTTGGAACATAGCCATCTAAGAAAATGTTTATGCCtatgaaaggagaaaagataattaaaaactgcctacaacaaaagtaaaaaaggaGAGATTTTAGCTCTTGGCTGTGAATTCCAGGCAGATATGGAGAAGGTTGGATTTTAAGTGGTTATGTTCAAAGAAGCAAGAAACATTTTGTTAAAGTGTGAAAATGATGCAAATTCAATGAACAAAGTaactaaaaatacaaaaatgctaCAGGCTCTTTTCCTGAAAACTTGTCATGAAAACTTGTCATGAGTACTGGTTGTTTAAGGTTTACAGGAACTACTGCTTTTGGACCTGACCTCGCAAAACAATTTACTGCTAAATCTCAGTGCAAGATGGGTGGTCAATTCAGTTCAACATTACCCACCTCTGTACTGTGCAAACTGTCTCCTGCCCTTTCTTTACTATTTATAGAGTCTTTTGTCTAACTCCAGTCTACAAAAACACCTGAAAGTACCAAAATCATGTCCACAGCAAGCGACAAAGGGCCTTTTATAATTAAGGCTTTTGGATTGAGTTAAAAAGTTTGgttcagaaaaaatgaaatttctgcaCAGAATAAAAAACTAATTTTTTAGTTACCAAAGTACTATGTAACAGGAAAAACACATTCACATAATAGACTACCAGTATTTTGATACCTTTTTTTTCTACGGACTTTTTTGGTaggtttaaaaagcaaaatatggcAAAAATTACCTTCTCTTACGCTGAAAGGCATAGTAACAACACCATAAGCACTTGGCACACCATACAGGCAGCAGATAAAGTCAGAGAGATAATCTAGCACACTCAGATCATGCTCTACGACAATAATGTACCTGAAAAATACagtcagagatttttttttttacttgaacaCTACATTTCTAAACAAGTTTCTTTACTTCAAACACTAACTTCTTTTTAGTGTAGTCTTGCAGACACACAAGCTATCAACACGATTTTCACTTACTTACTACATAATATACTCCAATGCTGAAATAGTAACTACAGAAACAATGGGAAACGGATTTTCAAAATGTGCAGGAAGAAGATGCTACTGACttagaatattttaaacatCTATTAATATACCATACCGAGAAATTAGCATTTACAGGGAGATAGACTGGCTTTTTCTTTACTCTGCAATAAGTCACCTACTACTATAgtttagcaaaatattttaaatttatatttacctGTCAGGGTTTATTAGGGATCGAATAGTAATGGCAGCTTTCAAGCGCTGCTTGACATCTAGGTAGCTCGAAGGTTCATCAAACATGAAGCTAaccccaaaagaaaaaataagtcttAGAGAATGTAAGCTTCAACATATTCCAATCTAATACTAACATTTCAACCACTACATAAACAAAAACTTACTTTCatactgagaaaagaaacaactattaTATACCGACACTTGCCTTGAATCTCCAATGACTGTAACATGAAACTGTTAAACAAGCCGAATTAAGCCTTAGCTCACCAAAAGTTCTGAAAAAGTTATCAAGTGCTATAGGTAGTCACCAATCAGCTAGGAATCTCACACACTCTGTTCTGACTCCAGTTTAAGTGAAAAGTGCAAACCAATGGACCTATGAGACTGGAAGAAGGACATTCTCCACCCCCAcatcaaatcaaaacaacaaacaaaccaaaaaaaaagacagaaaactaaGTCTTCTGCTCTTGCTTTCTTGATCCAAGGATGGACCaggctttttttaaatttcctggTCGTGATATATGTGAAGAACCTTATTTTTGTCTATTTCTTATTCAAAAATGATTACAGTGAGGTACACTGTCAAATAGCTACCTCTCTGAAATTAGAGATTTCTGTTCAGATGAATTAAAgtatagaaacaaaacaaacacatcatATATGGAAGAAATATAGATCCAAGCTGCTGAGTTAGTTTGTAAAAGctaatgcaattattttttgttcaaaCATTTCAAACAGAAGTATTATTTTCAACAATAAATGTAAATTAGAGGACCATACTATGAGACAGGTTATTAGAAGCAATGTGTAACAGAAGTAAATCAAACATACATATCAGCCTTCTGAATGCAAACAACCGCACAAGCAAATCTCTGAAGTTCTCCTCCTGAAAGGTCctcaacatttctttctttcagatggGTTAGGTCTGCAAATAAGAGGCTAGTTTTAGATATGTTATACCCAACACAACAATTCATATGTTTATTACCTATGGACATATGTATAATCACAGCAGACATCCtacacagaggaaaaagaagaaagaagtaaaataagAACAGTGTAAGGATAATTTATTATAGACTGAATGCTTAAAGAGTCACAACAGGTTATGGTTTCTCTGCAGCACTAGCTAATTAATTTGTACGGCTGCTTCCTATCATTCAGAAGGATTACATTCCTATTTGCTTTTCCACAATACATTTAATTATGACTTCTGTCCCTGAAAAGAAACTGTACcaatttttaaatcatttcttGTTAGACTTTCTAATGAAGTTCTAATTTTCAGGAAAATCAAATCCTCCAAGCATTATagcaaataatataaataacaaGCATTATagcaaataatataaataacaaggccaagtgccgggtcctgcacctggggcacaataaccccaagcagagctacaggctgggagatgagtggttggagagctgccaggcagagaaggacctgggagtgatggtggacagtcagctgaatatgagccagcagtgtgctcaggtggccaagaaggccaacggcatcctggcttgtatcagaaacagtgtgaccagcagggctagggaggtgatcgtccccctgtactcggctctggtgaggccgcatctcgagtactgtgttcagttctgggcccctcgctacaagaaggacatcgaggtgcttgagcgggtccagagaagggcgacgaagctggtgaggggcctagagaacaagtcctacgaggagcggctgaaggagctgggcttgttcagcctggagaagaggaggctcaggggcgaccttatcactctctacaggtaccttaaaggaggctgtagagaggtgggggttggcctgttctcccacgtgcctggtgacaggacgagggggaatgggctaaagttgcgccaggggagttttaggttagatgttaggaagaacttctttactgaaagggttgttaggcactggaacaggctgcccagggaggtggtggagtcaccatccctggaagtcttcaaaagacgtttagatgtagagcttagggatatggtttagtggggactgttagtgttaggttagaggttggactcgatgatcttgaggtctcttccaacctagaaattctgtgattctgtgaaatggcTGAAGCCAGTATTTTCTTCTCAGCTTTATGAGCAAGAAATTTCAAGAATGTGACAATTTCTAAGAAGTTAAGCATGGCTCACAGACCATACTCTTGCTGGCACAACATATCGGAACCTTTACTACGCAGCTCTACCAAAAAGAACCCTGTTGGTAATTTCGCAACAACTGAATTTAGGTAACAATTCAAAACACCTACAAAAATTACCTGGACTATGCAGATGTTCATATTAATTACTTGATTCTCAGAAGTGAATATTACTCCTATTGTAACTAACTACATATAGCTTTTttgaggagttttttttttgtgcttagATTATACTTTCTATACGTAATGGTTCTCACCACAGGATACTATAATTTTGCTCAAGTTGTAAAGCAAGCAAGAACAGCAGATGGTACCTGGATTTTTTCCAGATTTAAATATTACCATGAAAGAGAAGCTGCATTTGATTCTATCAACTAACATGTGTCAGTTAGTTTGTTACTAGAAAGCATTACTGGCATTGGTTCAGATAATACATATAGCAAGCCCTAGTCTTCATTGCAAAGCATTTTTgcatatttgttatttatttttaaagttggtACAATTCAAACCGACCATTATATTAGCAGTAACTTTCCAGTAAATATCAATTTCTCAGATACTCTGAAGTTTGGCCTTACAAAATTACTTACCAAGCTGCTGACATACAACAGTTTGTGTCTTAGTTTCATCCTTTCTATCCAGAATTGATCCCACTGTTCCCTAGAAGAAAAGCAATACAGAAAACCCAACAACATTATTTCAACAATAATTATTTCAAACTGCAGTGGacttttcacattaaaataaataaaaatcttgaaatacaaaaaaatcattacaggAGAAGCCCCCAGTTTTCCTTTAGCTAATGAAATTCCTTACCTTTGCAGCTTTAGGGATCTGGTCCACGTACTGAGGTTTAATGATAGCTTTCAGGTCATCTTCCAGGATCTTggtgaaataattttgtaattcAGATCCTCGGAAATAAGTCAGAATTTCTTGCCAGTCAGGTGGATCCTAGGACAAAATTAAAGCCTATGTTTACTTATACCATTTTACATACACTaaaattttttaatattacaatTCCAACCAACACAGCAAATAGAATGTGCttgcaagattaaaaaaaaaaaaaaaaagcctgaataaAAGCTAGTTACTAAATGGCTGTTACAAAATTTCcattaagaacaaaataaactAATTAGAAATGGAGGACAAAAGCTaggacttttttctttcttcagatgTTCTGTCATTAGCTCTTCCAAGAAAAAGCATCTTAAATTGCCACCTAGAAGGTTAAAGAAACCTGTAAGACAAACTACCTCTCAGGGAAAAAAGATGTTATGGATTTGCATAGCTGGATACATTAGCTATCTGACCGGAGAAGGGCTGGACTGATACAATCAACTTCCACAAAAGATGCAACAAGAACTGGTTGCAAAACTCTTCTCTGCTTTCAGCCAACATTTCCAaggaaaccaagaaacaaagTAATGAAAAACTACAAGAAACCCATCTTGattaacaaaaccaaaataaacctGTTCAGCACAATCACCCagggggaaacaaaaaaaaaaccacaaacaaaaaaacaaaaaccacaacctAACCTGCAGAGTGCCGTTTTGCACAGCGTTACTACTTTGAATAGTGCTAAATTATTTTGCTGGTTAACAGTACACAAACGGAGTGATACAGCTGCCACATTTTCAAACCAAGCAAATACAAAGAGGCAACGGTTCCTAAGTTTTGGAGCAGAAGCGACATGTAACATTTGATTCATACCACATGCTTCTGTGGTCTAAATGATTTGGCTCTTCACAGGGAAGTCTGATTTTGGGAGCAATTCCATTAAGTACATTGAAAGAATGAAAAGTTTTGCTATTTCTGCAGTACTACCATCTGAAACAAGAAGTCCACAAAATAATATAAACCAAACTTGAATTAGAATGGAAAATATAGGTGGAAAATAATGATTTCTTTGCAGTTCTAAGTGACAGCCATAAAATGGATAATTCATTAAAACGATAATCTTTCAGATAAAAAAAGGATCAACACATACCACAAGGTGATGTGAAGGTAAGTAGGCGGTAACTGAAATACTACCTGATAAGAAGAGTCACAGTAGTGATTATTTACATCTTTTCTGTAATAATATCCACTCTTTGGAGTAGTTTGTTTTGTAGATAAACAAACttgtaaattattttacttgCTTGCTGTACAGTTTAACACCATTGCTATGTCTAagtatttaaaaagataaactAATAATTTTCAGAACAGTGTTGAAGTCTGTAGTGAGAAACATCATCAACAACTTATGATAACCACATACTTTTAtaggtcttaaaaaaaatcaaaaattaaaaaaaaagcccaagagATGAAAATGATACATGGTGCTGCTCATAGACACTAGAACCGTTCAGACTTAGAGGGAGCTCCAAAACCTAAATCCCTTGGTGGGAAAGAAGTAAATTATGTAAGCTGGGGAGAAGGGGGTGGGCTGGGGAAGAaagttaattacattttaaaagactggtattaaaaaaacaaaaaccttgtaATTGCAAGAATAAAATGTGCTTCTGATAATCATCTTAATTGAGTTGTAAGTACTACCATTATCTATCTTGAAAGATATAGaggatttagaaaaaaaaaaaagcctcttaaAACCATCCTTCTTCTATTGTTTCAGGGTGGAGTAGGTCTTTGGCTGTTACAAGGTAAACTGCCACTATCCTTGCAAATTCTACCACATTAATGATTATGAAAACTCAGTGAAAATGTATAACCACAGCTACCTATAATGGCAATTGCATTTTATTGCTGATACATACATCATATTTTCCAAGATTTGGCTTCTGTTTTCCTGCTAGGATTTTCAAGGCAGTTGATTTTCCAATACCATTGGTTCCAACCAATCCCAGTACTTCCCCTGGACGAGGGATAGGCAACCTGTATGCAATATTGATAACTTCAGATTATATTGATTTAATGCCATCAGACACCAAGATTTAGTAGTAAAGTAAAAATTACAGTCTGTTTCAGACTTGCTGATTATTTTAGCCTACTTTGTTAACCTAACAATActtgattcagaaaaaaatagaacaggacGGTTTTTAATTAGTAGGAACACTCATTCTGTAAAATGAGTACTAAAATTCAGTTTAATGATAGTATGTTTAAGTAAGAAAAACTttcattaacattaaaaaatgaagctaCTGAGTGAATAATCATGAACGGGATATGAACTTCTAGCTTAGATgaacaaaaacttgaaaaattttGTCCCTTTTACATtggtctggaaaacaaaatacctgtGAAGTTTGAAGGCATTGGCACAGTATCTgtgtgttgtttctttctccagGTTGCTAGGTAAGTTAACAATTGACAAGGCTCCAAAAGGACATTTCTGTAATTGAAACAAATTTATGGATTACTTATGCACACAATTTATTAACAAAATTCTCTGATTTCCTGTACTGCACTTAGCTGTGCACTTAAGAgttcttttacaaatatttaccaAAAAATTACTTCACTGCCATTTAGTTAGTCAACTCCAAAGAAGTTCCATACCACACTTTTCAAGATAAATGCTTAGCAATTTAGACTGCAAGCAAGTCATTCAGCAGATCTCTCTTAGGAGAGCATCCTTCTGGTGTTAGATCTCTATTGCCACAATACCAACCaacccctcctcctgccctgaaGCAAAGCATTCCAAGACAAAGCTACAAAAAACACAGCCCAcatcccctgccaaagcagttcaGTAACCTGACACAGTACTATATAAACGATAACAATTAACAATGTCTGATTATTCTCAAAGTTACTTTATGAAATTACCATATGCACTGCTAAACATAAGAGCACGATAAAGAAATGTTATCACTTCAAATAAAGCAGGCTTTTACCTTGATGCAAATACCACAACCAATACAAAGTGTTTCTGAGATCCATGCTATTTTGCTCTGTGATGTGACTTCTATGCAAAGTTTTCCTGGTGATAAAGAATAAGATGAACTTAATAAAGTTTCTCATGAATCATATTTCTTACTAGTACTACTAAATTCCACAGAAGAACATGTAACCAATTAATAGGAAGATCTTTACCAttggggtggtgaggcactggaacaggttgcctcaCCTGGATGCATCCAAGGCCAAGTTGGATGGgactctgggcaacctggtctggtgggaagtgtccctgcccatggcagggggctggaactaggtgatctttaagggcccttccaacccaaaccattctgtgattcaatgaTTTTATGAATAGTCATTGAAGCTGACTATAATAGTCATGAATAGCTACTGACAATCTGAAAAGTGGAATTACTGCTACCAATTGCTCATGATTTCAATTATATTCAACTTCTAAGGTCTTCATAAAAAGAACGTGTGAatgacaaacaaaaaatagttatatataaaaaatagcaACCCCTTCCAGCTGAACATTACTGTGGACTTCTCCAAATGCTTACATACTTGGTTAAATTACATCTCTTACCCATTCGAACCACAGGACAACTCTTTTTGCATTCTTGACGGCATTTCTTTGGCTTACACTTGTCATGGTTGACAATAGCAATTCTCGTTAATTTGTCCGCCATGATGCGCAGTTTAAGGTTACCCACATACACCAATTACGAGGAGGAGTTCTGGGAGTCTTGCAGAtcttaaggaaaaacaaaaaccagataGGACATTATTACTAACAGCACAGGAAATATCTGAAGTTATGTATCTGAAGTTATTACCGGTAGAGttcagaggcaaaaaaaaaaaaagcaagattactgttttctctcccaagacagtttccaaacAAGAAAACTCAGATACAAGTGCTGAGGGTACTGCTATACAAAAAAACCCTGCACAATCTTCAACATTACCTTCCAATTCCATTCCTTTTTCtccacagcaaaataaaatcatgattACATCTGAGAACGTTTGTTTCCAAGAAAAGCATGCCATAGTAAAAAGGGAATTATCTTGACTCTATGCAATACATATTAGTGGTTCAAAGACGTAACGTCAGGGAGTCCTGAAATACTTCCAGTTTCCACACAATCTGCACATGGACTTGCTTCCAAGAAAAAGATTTCAACACTTACAATCAAGCAAAGTATCATGTATTGGACGTCCAGTTCATCTTTGCCCACTGAACTAAACCTTTACAGGTTACTTACTACATATGgatattatataaaaaaaggTTGTGACTTCAATATcctaaaagaagcaaaaacaacaGGTGTATGGCATATGTATTATGAGGATGTTATTGGGTTTTTAAATCAATTGTTCCTACGATGAGTATTTCAGTACTTCCTTTTAATC
It encodes:
- the ABCE1 gene encoding ATP-binding cassette sub-family E member 1, yielding MADKLTRIAIVNHDKCKPKKCRQECKKSCPVVRMGKLCIEVTSQSKIAWISETLCIGCGICIKKCPFGALSIVNLPSNLEKETTHRYCANAFKLHRLPIPRPGEVLGLVGTNGIGKSTALKILAGKQKPNLGKYDDPPDWQEILTYFRGSELQNYFTKILEDDLKAIIKPQYVDQIPKAAKGTVGSILDRKDETKTQTVVCQQLDLTHLKERNVEDLSGGELQRFACAVVCIQKADIFMFDEPSSYLDVKQRLKAAITIRSLINPDRYIIVVEHDLSVLDYLSDFICCLYGVPSAYGVVTMPFSVREGINIFLDGYVPTENLRFRDASLVFKVAETANEEEVKKMCMYKYPGMKKKMGEFELSIVAGEFTDSEIMVMLGENGTGKTTFIRMLAGRLTPDEGGEVPILNVSYKPQKISPKSTGSVRQLLHEKIRDAYTHPQFVTDVMKPLQIENIIDQEVQTLSGGELQRVALALCLGKPADVYLIDEPSAYLDSEQRLMAARVMKRFILHAKKTAFVVEHDFIMATYLADRVIVFDGIPSKNTVANSPQTLLAGMNKFLSQLEITFRRDPNNYRPRINKLNSIKDVEQKKSGNYFFLDD